The Campylobacter concisus nucleotide sequence TAGCGAAGAAAATTTAATGGAAAACGCCGCCGCTGGCATAGCAAATTTTGTACGTAAAAAATTTAAAAAAGGCGAGAGGGTGCTTGGCATTTGCGGTGGTGGAAATAACGGTGCTGACGTACTTTGTGCGTTAAGAATGCTTGAGGGTGAGTTTGAGTGTGAATTTATCCTGGTTAGCCAAAATTTAAAGCCACTTGCGAGCAAGCAGCTTGAACGTGCAAAACTAGCTAATGTGCACGAAAGCCATGATATAGACATTAGTTTAAAAGAAACGAACTGTGTCATAGATGGACTTTTTGGCTCTGGTTTAAATAGAAATTTAGACAAAAAGCACATAGAGCTTATCTCAAAGATAAACAAAAGCTCTGTCTACACCATCGCTTGCGATATGCCAAGTGGACTAAGTAGTGATGGCAAGGTGCTAGGTGCTTGCGTAAAAGCAGATACTACAATCACGATGGGAGCTAGAAAGCTTGGGCTTTATAGCGACGTGGCAAAAGACTTTGTTGGCAAGGTAAAGCTCGCTACTCTTGGCATAAGTGCTCAAAACTATGAGTGCGAAAGCGACTATCATTTGCTTGAAAAATGCGACCTTGTGCTTCCAAATAGAAAAAATGAGTGCGTAAATAAGGGCGACTTTGGCCACGCATTTATCATATCTGGCGAGCACATAGGAGCTAGCAAGCTTTGTGCAAAGGCGGCATTTGCCTTTGGGGCTGGGCTAGTCAGCGTGATAGGAGAGCAGGGGTTAAATTTACCAACGCATATCATGCAAGCAAGTAAGATAAGCGATAAAATGAACGCTGGAGCCATTGGCATGGGGCTTGGCAAAAAGGGTATAGAAGAGCTTGAGGTGCAAATTTTAAAAGGCAAAAAGCTAGTGCTTGACGCTGATATCTTTTACAGCCCAAAAGTACTTGATCTACTAAATGAAAACTGTGTCTTAACGCCCCATCCAAAGGAGTTTTGTTCACTTTTAAATCTTTGTAATATAGCAGATATCGACGTAAAAACATTACAAGAAAATAGATTTGCCTATGCTAAGTCTTGGAGCGAGAAATTTAAGGCAGTACTTGTTCTAAAAGGCGCAAATACGATAATCGCTAAAGATGGAGAAATTTATATCATGCCTTATGGTAAAAATACGCTTGCAAAAGGTGGTAGCGGTGACGTGCTAAGCGGACTCGTACTTGCCCTTTTAGCTCAAGGCTACGAGCCTCTAGATGCTGCCATCTCGGCTACACTAGCTCATGCGCTTAGCCTTAGAAATTTTGGCAAAAACAGCTACGCGCTCGAGCCAACAGAC carries:
- a CDS encoding NAD(P)H-hydrate dehydratase; protein product: MKNLYLDTRVLDERASEKFNLSEENLMENAAAGIANFVRKKFKKGERVLGICGGGNNGADVLCALRMLEGEFECEFILVSQNLKPLASKQLERAKLANVHESHDIDISLKETNCVIDGLFGSGLNRNLDKKHIELISKINKSSVYTIACDMPSGLSSDGKVLGACVKADTTITMGARKLGLYSDVAKDFVGKVKLATLGISAQNYECESDYHLLEKCDLVLPNRKNECVNKGDFGHAFIISGEHIGASKLCAKAAFAFGAGLVSVIGEQGLNLPTHIMQASKISDKMNAGAIGMGLGKKGIEELEVQILKGKKLVLDADIFYSPKVLDLLNENCVLTPHPKEFCSLLNLCNIADIDVKTLQENRFAYAKSWSEKFKAVLVLKGANTIIAKDGEIYIMPYGKNTLAKGGSGDVLSGLVLALLAQGYEPLDAAISATLAHALSLRNFGKNSYALEPTDIIKGVKCLRKK